In the Anaerolineales bacterium genome, one interval contains:
- a CDS encoding PEP/pyruvate-binding domain-containing protein translates to MDKQEIRSGIEALDNVLQGFRLGDNVVWQVDDLEDYRHFVLPFVQAAAEEGWPVVYLRFASHAPVLLPSANVEIVKFNPAAGFDTFTREVHQFIESRGPKMFYIFDNLSSLVDKWVTDESLANFFQVTCPYLFELHTVTYFALTSGHHAHGTVARIRDTTQVLLNVYHVKGQMYVHPIKVWNRYSPQMFLPHVAEGEHWIPLANSGEAAEVLGSARQSPLRSSTQPLDPWESVYQKLARYRASPSGLDETDEEQLALKREFIRMLIGRHPIFSRLAERYFSLDDLFAVRDRLIGAGRIGGKAAGMLLARRILASGDEPGDMELIERLEDHDSFYIGSDVFFSFLVNNDLFRLRLQLTRNSSLSTEEFKEVEQRFLAGTFSGTIREQFRLILDYYGQAPVIVRSSSLLEDSFGNAFAGKYRSIFCANQGDPKSRLEDFMQAIKTVYASALNPDALSYRRRRGLGENDEQMAILVQRVSGIPYRHFYFPALAGVAFSRNLYVWNDRIDPKQGLIRLVFGLGTRAVERVGADYPRMIAISDPHLRPEVGVRVAKYSQHEIDLLDLEQKRFTSRTLPDVLSNGRYPNLELFVSVMQDGYPFDPISTSVKGEPEQLVLTFNNLLHKTDFVTMMGKILRKLEDAYGQPVDLEFTAGVDEDERVSINLLQCRPLLLPGSTIDVSIPKYLEPERVLFRSQRMIGGGSLPPIRYILYIDPQEYNHLASIEEKRNLGRLVGQINRLPEVEQGKIIMMGPGRWGSGNIDLGVNIGYADIDNASVLVEMALEEAGHVPEVSYGTHFFQDLVEAQIIYMPVYPDDEATQFQTEFFTTAPNALLKLIPKASKHEKIVRLIDVPEAADGSYVRVVADSERNRAVCYLTDIHSR, encoded by the coding sequence ATGGATAAACAAGAAATCCGCAGCGGAATCGAGGCTCTCGACAACGTCCTCCAAGGATTCCGACTTGGCGATAACGTCGTCTGGCAGGTCGACGATCTGGAAGACTATCGCCACTTTGTCTTACCCTTCGTGCAGGCTGCTGCCGAGGAAGGATGGCCGGTCGTTTATTTACGTTTCGCTTCTCACGCTCCGGTGTTGCTTCCTTCGGCCAACGTGGAAATTGTCAAATTCAACCCTGCAGCAGGGTTTGATACTTTCACTCGTGAAGTGCATCAATTTATCGAATCGCGAGGACCGAAGATGTTTTACATCTTCGACAATCTCTCGTCGTTGGTCGATAAATGGGTGACGGACGAATCCCTGGCCAATTTCTTCCAGGTAACCTGTCCATACCTGTTCGAATTGCACACCGTGACGTATTTTGCACTCACTTCCGGGCACCATGCGCACGGTACGGTGGCCCGCATTCGCGACACGACTCAAGTCTTGCTCAATGTTTACCACGTCAAGGGTCAGATGTACGTGCATCCCATCAAAGTGTGGAATCGCTACTCCCCACAGATGTTCTTGCCACACGTCGCAGAGGGCGAGCACTGGATACCGTTGGCAAACAGCGGGGAGGCCGCAGAAGTGCTGGGATCGGCGCGTCAATCCCCATTACGCAGCTCGACACAGCCGTTGGATCCGTGGGAAAGCGTCTATCAGAAATTGGCGCGTTATCGCGCTTCGCCCTCCGGGCTTGACGAAACTGATGAAGAACAACTGGCGCTGAAGAGAGAATTTATCCGCATGCTGATCGGACGGCATCCGATATTCTCAAGACTTGCCGAGCGGTATTTTTCATTGGACGACCTGTTTGCTGTGCGCGATCGTCTCATTGGCGCCGGTCGGATCGGAGGTAAGGCAGCCGGGATGCTGCTGGCTCGGCGCATCTTGGCCTCGGGTGATGAGCCCGGAGATATGGAGTTAATCGAACGTCTGGAGGATCATGACTCGTTCTATATCGGTTCCGATGTCTTCTTTTCTTTCCTGGTAAACAACGATCTCTTTCGATTAAGGCTGCAATTGACGCGCAATTCGTCGCTCTCGACCGAAGAATTCAAGGAAGTAGAGCAGCGCTTCCTGGCGGGAACTTTTTCGGGGACGATCCGGGAGCAGTTCCGTCTCATACTCGACTACTATGGACAGGCGCCGGTTATCGTGCGTTCGAGCAGCTTGCTGGAAGACAGCTTTGGAAACGCGTTTGCGGGTAAATACCGCAGCATCTTCTGTGCCAATCAAGGCGATCCAAAATCCCGTCTCGAAGATTTCATGCAGGCGATCAAAACGGTCTATGCAAGTGCGCTCAATCCGGATGCGCTTTCCTACCGCCGCCGGCGTGGCTTGGGTGAAAATGACGAACAGATGGCGATACTCGTGCAGCGCGTTTCCGGAATTCCCTATCGGCATTTTTATTTTCCGGCTCTTGCCGGGGTGGCATTTTCCCGTAATTTGTATGTCTGGAACGACCGCATCGATCCCAAGCAGGGACTGATCCGTCTCGTCTTTGGTTTGGGAACGCGAGCCGTGGAGCGTGTGGGCGCAGACTATCCACGCATGATCGCCATCAGTGACCCGCATTTACGCCCGGAAGTCGGCGTCAGGGTGGCGAAATATTCGCAGCACGAGATCGATCTGCTGGATTTGGAGCAGAAGCGTTTTACCAGCCGCACGTTGCCCGACGTGCTCTCGAACGGGCGCTATCCCAATCTGGAGCTGTTCGTCTCGGTGATGCAGGACGGTTATCCCTTCGATCCGATTTCAACGAGCGTGAAGGGCGAGCCGGAACAGCTCGTATTGACATTTAACAATTTGCTCCATAAGACGGATTTCGTAACGATGATGGGCAAAATCCTGAGGAAGTTGGAAGATGCCTATGGCCAACCTGTAGACCTTGAATTCACGGCAGGCGTCGATGAGGATGAGCGGGTAAGCATCAATTTGCTCCAATGCCGGCCCTTGTTGCTGCCGGGTTCGACCATCGATGTTTCGATTCCGAAGTACCTGGAACCAGAGCGAGTTCTCTTCCGATCGCAACGCATGATCGGGGGCGGCAGCTTGCCACCCATTCGATATATTCTGTACATCGATCCCCAAGAATACAACCATCTGGCTTCGATCGAAGAAAAACGCAACCTGGGGCGGTTGGTCGGGCAGATCAACCGTCTGCCGGAGGTCGAGCAAGGTAAGATTATCATGATGGGCCCGGGGCGTTGGGGCAGCGGCAACATCGATCTGGGCGTCAACATCGGGTATGCGGACATCGATAATGCTTCGGTGTTGGTAGAAATGGCGTTGGAGGAAGCGGGGCACGTGCCGGAAGTATCTTACGGTACGCATTTCTTTCAAGACCTCGTCGAGGCTCAAATTATTTATATGCCCGTGTATCCGGATGACGAAGCGACGCAATTTCAAACCGAGTTCTTCACGACTGCCCCGAACGCACTCTTGAAATTGATACCAAAAGCTAGCAAGCACGAGAAAATCGTGCGGTTGATCGATGTCCCCGAAGCTGCGGATGGCAGCTACGTTCGGGTAGTTGCCGATTCGGAGCGGAACCGTGCGGTCTGCTATTTGACCGATATCCATTCCAGGTGA
- a CDS encoding AraC family transcriptional regulator, with translation MELATTGNEFYPGYQLPLYHHPLELFEAAYNTGTRFRVVLMENGTGVLNLSGQQVAFLAPTLFCLNENERPEIEQHLNLKARSVYFHPSVINGAFTFEIVRGQGQKLTTATDFQDLYYLRPFIERTAEYHGVLRIGPASAQRLASLFKALAEELALQRDDNWPCRSRSYFLEVLYLAARIFSGVQENETDTLATNDADITEVILHLHSNYQRKITINEMTEMFNTNRTTLNEKFRDATGMSLIAYLIQLRIQLAAILLRDTELPISEILYRVGYSDRTHFSRTFQKHMGHSPSEYREKFSWMLH, from the coding sequence ATGGAACTGGCCACCACAGGAAACGAGTTCTATCCCGGTTATCAGCTCCCACTTTATCATCATCCACTCGAGTTGTTCGAAGCGGCGTACAACACCGGTACCCGTTTTAGAGTGGTCCTGATGGAAAACGGAACCGGTGTCCTCAATCTATCTGGACAACAAGTTGCCTTCCTTGCACCCACACTTTTTTGCTTGAACGAAAACGAGCGGCCGGAGATCGAGCAGCACCTGAATTTAAAGGCACGTTCCGTCTATTTCCATCCCTCGGTGATCAATGGTGCATTCACATTTGAGATTGTACGCGGACAGGGTCAGAAGCTTACCACCGCAACGGATTTTCAAGATCTTTACTATCTTCGCCCGTTTATAGAGCGTACGGCGGAATACCATGGGGTGCTGCGTATTGGTCCTGCGTCTGCACAGCGTCTTGCTTCCCTGTTCAAAGCCCTGGCGGAGGAACTTGCGCTTCAACGGGATGACAACTGGCCCTGCCGAAGCCGGTCCTATTTTCTGGAGGTGCTCTATCTCGCCGCGCGGATCTTTTCCGGCGTCCAAGAAAACGAAACCGACACGCTAGCGACGAACGACGCCGACATCACCGAAGTCATTCTCCACCTCCATTCCAACTATCAACGCAAGATCACGATCAACGAGATGACAGAAATGTTCAACACCAACCGCACGACGTTGAACGAAAAATTCCGCGACGCCACGGGCATGTCCCTCATCGCCTACCTGATCCAGCTGCGCATCCAGCTGGCCGCCATTCTGCTTCGAGATACCGAGCTGCCCATCAGCGAAATCCTCTACCGGGTGGGATATTCCGACCGCACTCACTTCAGCCGGACCTTTCAGAAGCACATGGGCCACTCACCGAGTGAATACCGCGAGAAATTCAGTTGGATGTTGCATTGA
- a CDS encoding GNAT family N-acetyltransferase, protein MINYRQQAPTVAEYNHLRDHVGWGAYADAGAVVHGFKHSLFHVTVRDGDELIGMGRVIGDGAITFYIQDVIVREDYRGQGIGKSIMERLMDYIARTATENAIVGLFAAKGKEPFYERFGFIGRPNETLGKGMIHFWPGKSS, encoded by the coding sequence ATGATCAACTATCGACAGCAAGCTCCAACCGTAGCAGAATACAATCACTTGCGTGACCATGTCGGCTGGGGCGCCTACGCCGATGCAGGCGCCGTCGTGCATGGCTTCAAGCATTCCTTGTTCCACGTTACTGTTCGGGATGGGGACGAGCTGATTGGTATGGGACGCGTGATTGGTGATGGGGCAATCACATTTTACATCCAGGATGTGATCGTCCGCGAGGATTACCGCGGGCAGGGCATCGGTAAGTCGATCATGGAGCGCCTGATGGATTACATTGCACGTACGGCGACGGAAAATGCTATCGTGGGATTGTTTGCGGCGAAAGGAAAAGAGCCGTTTTACGAACGATTCGGTTTCATCGGCAGACCGAATGAGACGCTTGGAAAGGGCATGATCCATTTTTGGCCGGGGAAAAGCAGCTGA
- a CDS encoding YCF48-related protein, translating to MMKSLTPLVVLIFLASGILSGCNMFAKTETPPGKAAPIPTQTPTEVPAAWEIVHKFKVESNIYFVGFNDEEYGITVGYGGAVATTQDGGSTWEKANNNSWCRFGLDIVDESIAWHIGNRGQVGVSTDGGRNWQRASDLSDQGISKSIRFLDEQTGWAASEKQLWATSDGGQTWEDVPLPEAGITILAIEMLSKVNGFILVHPGILYATHDGGATWISLDLGLGEDQISLLALPSMRFFDAQNGLIVTKVGGKGVVALHTSNGGAAWEQEDLPVELETSNPTFYLSADGATLTINDNLVVVLRRNR from the coding sequence ATGATGAAATCACTCACCCCGCTAGTGGTCCTGATTTTCCTCGCCTCGGGGATCCTATCCGGATGCAACATGTTCGCGAAAACAGAAACACCGCCTGGTAAAGCCGCACCTATCCCCACACAGACTCCTACCGAAGTTCCTGCCGCCTGGGAAATCGTGCACAAATTCAAGGTAGAGTCAAACATATACTTCGTTGGTTTTAACGACGAAGAGTATGGGATCACAGTAGGCTACGGTGGAGCCGTTGCCACCACCCAGGATGGCGGCAGTACCTGGGAAAAAGCAAATAACAATTCCTGGTGCCGTTTTGGGTTGGACATCGTCGACGAAAGCATCGCCTGGCACATCGGCAACCGCGGTCAAGTCGGTGTATCCACGGATGGCGGACGGAATTGGCAACGCGCCTCCGATCTGTCGGATCAAGGGATCAGTAAATCGATCCGCTTCCTCGATGAGCAGACTGGCTGGGCGGCTTCCGAGAAACAACTATGGGCGACCTCCGATGGCGGCCAGACTTGGGAAGATGTTCCCCTTCCGGAAGCAGGAATAACGATCCTCGCCATCGAAATGCTGAGTAAAGTCAACGGATTTATCCTCGTGCATCCCGGAATTTTGTATGCCACACATGACGGCGGCGCAACGTGGATCTCCCTCGACCTGGGATTGGGTGAGGATCAAATCAGCCTGCTCGCATTGCCCTCGATGCGCTTTTTCGACGCCCAAAACGGGCTCATCGTCACGAAAGTGGGCGGTAAAGGCGTGGTGGCATTGCACACATCGAATGGGGGCGCAGCCTGGGAGCAGGAAGACCTGCCGGTCGAACTCGAGACTTCGAATCCGACCTTTTATCTCTCAGCAGATGGCGCAACACTGACGATCAACGACAATTTGGTTGTGGTGTTGCGCAGGAATAGATGA
- a CDS encoding aminoglycoside 6-adenylyltransferase has translation MRRDKEMLDLILTIARGDERIRAVIMNGSRANPEVPRDFFQDFDIVYVVKEMESFKQSPNWIERFGKLMILQLPDEMGDHPGSSGRYAYLMQFADGNRIDLTLYPLERIDQLPRDSLSVLLLDKDGIVEPFPPSNDGDYLAEPPTPKSFADCCNEFWWICPYVAKGLWREDIIYAKGSFEQYLRPELMKMLIWHAGIEAHYSFNPGKFGRNLKQHLDPTLWDLLLTTYSNAGIENTWHALDAACRLFRTAARPVAGHFGYTYPQQDDENVTAHLQHVRSLPRDAQEMYTGKRNSGS, from the coding sequence ATGCGCCGCGACAAAGAAATGCTGGATTTGATTCTCACCATCGCTCGAGGTGACGAGCGCATACGGGCGGTGATCATGAATGGTTCGCGCGCAAATCCCGAGGTGCCTCGGGATTTCTTCCAGGATTTCGATATCGTCTATGTTGTCAAGGAGATGGAATCGTTCAAACAGAGTCCGAACTGGATCGAGCGCTTTGGCAAACTCATGATCCTGCAATTGCCCGACGAAATGGGCGATCATCCGGGCAGCTCTGGCCGTTATGCGTATCTCATGCAGTTCGCGGATGGGAATCGAATCGATCTCACGCTCTATCCCCTGGAGCGAATCGATCAACTTCCGCGGGACAGCTTGAGTGTGCTTCTGCTCGATAAAGATGGAATCGTGGAACCCTTTCCGCCCTCGAATGATGGCGATTATCTGGCCGAGCCGCCTACGCCAAAATCCTTTGCCGATTGCTGCAACGAATTTTGGTGGATTTGTCCATACGTCGCCAAAGGGTTGTGGCGCGAAGATATAATCTATGCCAAAGGATCGTTCGAGCAATACCTTCGACCGGAGTTGATGAAAATGCTGATCTGGCATGCCGGAATCGAGGCTCATTATTCATTCAACCCGGGAAAGTTCGGGCGAAACTTGAAGCAGCATCTCGATCCCACGCTGTGGGATTTGCTGCTGACAACCTATTCGAATGCCGGCATCGAAAACACGTGGCATGCACTCGATGCCGCATGCCGCCTCTTTCGCACGGCGGCTCGTCCGGTTGCCGGGCACTTCGGTTATACATATCCTCAGCAAGATGATGAAAATGTCACGGCTCATCTGCAGCACGTACGCAGCTTGCCGAGGGATGCGCAGGAGATGTATACCGGAAAACGAAATTCAGGAAGTTGA
- a CDS encoding DUF3795 domain-containing protein, with protein sequence MSEMLAYCGLNCLQCGALIAARTNDDSKRAEVAALWSEEFGTDLQAGDINCDGCASEGGLLFQHCSVCEIRKCGLDKGLPNCGHCDEYPCTKLTEFFAVAPDAKIALDGIRAGL encoded by the coding sequence ATGAGTGAAATGCTTGCGTACTGTGGACTGAACTGTCTGCAATGCGGAGCGTTGATTGCCGCCAGGACGAACGACGATTCGAAGCGTGCGGAAGTCGCAGCTTTATGGTCAGAGGAATTCGGCACTGACCTTCAAGCCGGTGATATAAATTGCGACGGATGTGCTTCGGAAGGTGGGCTGCTCTTCCAACATTGCAGTGTCTGTGAAATTCGGAAGTGCGGGTTGGATAAGGGCCTGCCGAACTGCGGACACTGTGATGAATACCCCTGCACGAAGTTGACCGAATTCTTCGCAGTGGCACCTGATGCGAAAATTGCGTTGGATGGAATCCGGGCCGGGTTGTAA
- a CDS encoding methyltransferase, whose amino-acid sequence MSIGVKLLRMLGQIGLISCMVMMVFTPLRFGTPGFVIGLLVYAAGYVMVMSSLNTFRTASAGRSVVSGFYRWSRNPQWVGLAMVLFGPALMTGVLLYMGIIISVAVIYHLQIVGEEKLCLKHYGDSYQAYVANVPRYLLFF is encoded by the coding sequence ATGTCGATCGGCGTCAAGCTCCTGCGTATGCTGGGGCAGATTGGGTTGATAAGCTGCATGGTAATGATGGTCTTTACACCGCTGCGCTTCGGCACGCCCGGATTTGTGATCGGTCTGTTGGTCTATGCTGCGGGCTACGTCATGGTCATGAGTTCGCTGAATACCTTCCGGACCGCGTCGGCCGGCCGATCGGTTGTCTCGGGATTCTATCGTTGGTCTCGAAATCCGCAGTGGGTGGGATTGGCGATGGTCCTGTTTGGGCCGGCGTTGATGACCGGTGTGTTGCTGTATATGGGGATCATTATCTCCGTGGCCGTAATCTATCACCTGCAAATCGTAGGGGAGGAGAAGCTCTGCTTAAAGCATTACGGGGACAGCTACCAGGCATACGTGGCGAACGTCCCGCGATATTTACTATTCTTCTGA
- a CDS encoding SDR family NAD(P)-dependent oxidoreductase: protein MRLLENKWALVTGSSRGIGQQIALGLAQRKCNIIVHGREDGNTAETLERLAAFDVQTFSVAADLAIPQQIEELVRQVQAGPGAVDILYNNAAIQNDWDSIWEIDLEEWRRIFEINLFAMVRLCNAFAPEMKRRGFGRIINLTSGIRDIPQLAPYSVSKAAVDKYSQDLAAELRGTNVLVNFVDPGWLKTDMGGPDAENEVSSVLPGALVPALLEDHGPSGQFYAAQDYRVLEG from the coding sequence ATGAGATTACTGGAGAATAAATGGGCGCTTGTTACAGGTTCCAGCCGGGGTATCGGGCAGCAAATCGCCTTGGGATTGGCGCAGCGGAAGTGCAACATCATCGTACACGGCCGAGAAGACGGCAATACCGCGGAAACCCTCGAACGATTGGCTGCGTTTGACGTCCAGACTTTTTCGGTCGCAGCAGATTTGGCGATACCACAGCAGATCGAAGAACTCGTCCGTCAAGTGCAGGCTGGCCCAGGCGCGGTCGACATCTTGTATAACAACGCTGCCATCCAGAACGATTGGGACTCCATCTGGGAGATCGACCTGGAGGAGTGGCGCCGGATTTTCGAGATCAATCTGTTTGCAATGGTACGTTTGTGCAACGCCTTTGCCCCGGAGATGAAACGCCGCGGTTTCGGGCGCATCATCAATCTGACGTCGGGCATTCGCGACATTCCCCAGCTGGCGCCTTACAGCGTCTCCAAAGCCGCGGTAGACAAATACAGCCAGGATCTGGCCGCAGAGCTGCGCGGCACGAACGTCCTGGTGAACTTTGTCGATCCGGGTTGGTTGAAAACGGACATGGGCGGGCCGGATGCGGAGAACGAGGTGTCGAGTGTACTGCCGGGGGCTTTGGTGCCGGCGTTGCTGGAGGATCACGGTCCGAGCGGTCAATTCTACGCCGCGCAGGATTATCGGGTTTTGGAAGGTTAA
- a CDS encoding GNAT family N-acetyltransferase — protein sequence MEITQALRADAEDILAVQKLAFRMEAERYHDYDIPPLRQTIDDLRTQFNTHVILKATIDGEVVGTVRAYEKDGICHIGRLAVRPEYQNRGIGAALMLEIEKRFTPKRFELFVGACSDNNIHLYTKLGYSTFDSGGDCCGSVETVFMEKRAKENS from the coding sequence ATGGAAATAACACAGGCATTACGCGCTGATGCGGAAGATATCTTGGCCGTACAAAAGCTGGCGTTCCGAATGGAAGCGGAGCGCTATCACGACTACGATATCCCACCGCTGCGGCAAACCATCGACGATCTTCGAACGCAGTTCAACACGCATGTGATTTTGAAGGCGACCATCGATGGCGAGGTCGTCGGAACGGTTCGAGCATACGAAAAGGATGGCATCTGCCACATTGGCCGGCTGGCGGTGCGGCCTGAGTACCAAAATCGCGGCATCGGCGCGGCGTTGATGTTGGAAATCGAAAAGCGCTTTACCCCCAAACGGTTCGAGCTTTTCGTAGGCGCATGTAGCGATAACAACATCCATTTGTATACCAAATTGGGTTACTCCACTTTTGATTCGGGCGGTGATTGCTGTGGTAGCGTCGAAACTGTGTTCATGGAAAAGCGGGCCAAAGAAAATTCCTAA
- the heR gene encoding heliorhodopsin HeR — protein MSVDAARPSVDSEGKFSGLRRFNLIMGFLHLIQGIFMILVSNDTTYPIYTNFLRFDTQTRSLTPDPKLLYGLRFGPAVAVFLLISAVAHFYLSTIGYGRYVENLKKGMNPVRFYEYALSSSLMIVLIGMLTGLWDLGALILIFGINAMMNLFGIMMELHNQTTQRTDWTAFIYGCIAGIFPWIVIFIYFVGAVNSGDAKPPAFVYAIIPTLFVFFNIFAINMVLQYRKVGRWMDYLFGERVYIILSLTAKSVLAWLIWAGTLAPV, from the coding sequence ATGTCTGTAGACGCTGCTCGACCTTCTGTCGACTCGGAAGGTAAATTCTCAGGATTGAGGCGTTTCAACCTCATAATGGGATTTCTCCACTTGATCCAGGGTATTTTCATGATCCTGGTCAGCAATGACACCACGTATCCGATCTATACAAATTTCCTGCGCTTCGATACCCAGACGCGATCTCTAACCCCGGACCCGAAGCTGCTTTACGGACTGCGCTTCGGACCCGCCGTGGCTGTTTTTCTGCTCATCTCGGCGGTCGCCCACTTCTACCTTTCGACGATCGGCTATGGCCGTTACGTTGAAAATTTGAAGAAAGGTATGAATCCGGTGCGCTTCTACGAATATGCCCTCAGTTCGTCCCTCATGATCGTCCTGATCGGCATGCTCACCGGGCTGTGGGACCTGGGCGCGTTAATTCTGATCTTTGGGATCAACGCCATGATGAATCTCTTCGGCATCATGATGGAGCTACACAATCAGACGACACAGCGGACGGATTGGACGGCTTTCATCTACGGCTGCATCGCCGGCATCTTCCCCTGGATCGTGATCTTCATCTATTTCGTGGGCGCAGTCAACTCGGGTGATGCCAAGCCGCCGGCTTTCGTGTATGCCATCATTCCCACGCTGTTCGTCTTTTTCAACATCTTTGCCATTAACATGGTGCTTCAGTATCGTAAGGTGGGGCGCTGGATGGATTACCTTTTCGGCGAGCGGGTTTACATCATCTTGAGTCTGACGGCGAAATCCGTATTGGCCTGGTTGATCTGGGCGGGAACGCTCGCGCCTGTATAA
- a CDS encoding site-2 protease family protein, with the protein MNLFQPPPLTRYDLRFRFAGVPVRVHPLFWLMALLFGASAGSLVNLLVWIVVLFISILGHELGHAFAMRMYGIDSRIVLHLAGGLTIPESVKWGSRRASVSLGSTQSMIVSFAGPFAGFLLAGLVILAVVASGGSVFISKLFGVIPLPMAQLPVSSYVANLVVMTFLWINVFWGLINLMPVYPLDGGDIAREALVRMDPRRGLRTSLLVSAVAGLIIALLGLTLFHSMYITFLFGILAIESYQAYQAHFGNMY; encoded by the coding sequence ATGAACCTTTTTCAGCCACCACCACTGACTCGATACGACCTCCGTTTTCGATTTGCGGGGGTTCCCGTTCGCGTCCACCCGCTTTTCTGGTTGATGGCGCTCCTGTTTGGGGCTTCCGCGGGCAGTCTGGTAAATTTACTGGTTTGGATCGTCGTTCTCTTCATCTCGATCCTCGGTCATGAACTGGGACACGCCTTTGCGATGAGAATGTACGGTATAGATTCACGCATCGTACTTCATCTCGCGGGAGGACTGACCATACCCGAATCCGTGAAGTGGGGCAGCAGAAGGGCGAGTGTATCGTTAGGCTCCACGCAATCCATGATCGTTTCGTTTGCCGGCCCCTTTGCCGGTTTCCTTCTGGCGGGACTTGTCATACTGGCTGTGGTAGCCTCTGGCGGGAGTGTATTCATCTCCAAGTTATTTGGCGTGATTCCCCTGCCGATGGCGCAACTGCCAGTGAGCAGTTACGTTGCGAATTTGGTAGTGATGACGTTCCTTTGGATCAATGTCTTCTGGGGGTTGATTAATCTCATGCCGGTCTACCCCCTCGATGGCGGCGACATTGCCCGAGAAGCGCTCGTCCGCATGGATCCTCGGCGTGGCTTGCGTACGTCTCTCCTGGTTTCGGCGGTCGCCGGATTGATCATCGCCTTGCTCGGATTGACCCTGTTCCACAGTATGTACATCACTTTTCTGTTTGGGATTCTGGCAATCGAGAGTTATCAAGCGTACCAGGCGCATTTCGGGAACATGTACTAG
- a CDS encoding two-component regulator propeller domain-containing protein, protein MARDLGRFTATPVSSWSSYTTADGLAERHVSSIAIDETGTVWLGTWDGLSRLEGENWITYTIEDGLAGNKISSLAIGPYGALWVGTDGDGVSSYDAQTQTWMTYTSADGLAGTRVWDIALGPENELWFAALDGGISRYHPKEGRFITYTNKDGLPGNSVWSLAVAPDGTLWAGMNGSGLVHFDGADWVAYTAESTQGGLSSDLVYALVVTPENVVWAGTWNGGISSFDGERWTYYPGFRGAGDYRTQPNSNNIYSAALEPNGAVWFGGIYGVSRFDGQGWRTYHTNDGLIEMHGYSLGIAKDGTIWVGTENGVSRSGIAE, encoded by the coding sequence GTGGCACGGGACCTGGGCCGATTCACGGCAACTCCTGTTTCCTCGTGGTCGTCCTACACCACTGCGGATGGTTTGGCCGAGCGGCACGTTTCGTCCATCGCCATCGATGAAACCGGCACCGTTTGGCTGGGTACATGGGATGGTCTCTCGCGGCTGGAAGGAGAAAACTGGATCACCTACACCATTGAGGACGGTCTTGCGGGCAACAAAATCAGCTCGCTCGCCATCGGCCCGTACGGCGCACTTTGGGTCGGAACGGACGGAGATGGCGTTTCGAGTTACGATGCGCAGACTCAGACCTGGATGACATATACATCCGCAGACGGTTTGGCGGGCACTCGTGTTTGGGACATCGCCCTGGGTCCTGAAAATGAATTGTGGTTCGCTGCACTCGATGGAGGCATCTCTCGCTATCACCCGAAGGAGGGACGCTTTATAACGTACACCAATAAAGACGGATTACCCGGCAATTCAGTTTGGTCTCTGGCAGTCGCCCCAGACGGCACACTGTGGGCCGGGATGAACGGGAGCGGCCTCGTCCATTTCGACGGCGCGGATTGGGTGGCCTACACGGCAGAGTCCACGCAGGGTGGTTTGAGCAGCGACCTCGTCTATGCACTGGTCGTAACGCCAGAAAATGTCGTCTGGGCAGGTACATGGAACGGTGGAATCTCGAGTTTCGACGGCGAGCGGTGGACATATTACCCCGGTTTCCGGGGCGCCGGCGATTACCGTACGCAGCCGAACTCGAATAATATCTATTCCGCCGCGCTCGAGCCGAATGGCGCGGTGTGGTTCGGTGGGATTTATGGAGTGTCCCGTTTCGATGGCCAAGGCTGGCGCACGTATCACACCAACGATGGCTTAATCGAAATGCACGGCTATTCCCTGGGGATTGCGAAAGACGGCACGATCTGGGTTGGCACAGAAAATGGTGTATCGCGTTCGGGAATTGCGGAGTAA